The Takifugu rubripes chromosome 3, fTakRub1.2, whole genome shotgun sequence genome contains a region encoding:
- the aurkaip1 gene encoding small ribosomal subunit protein mS38, with the protein MFTWKIVPRLGLLRNASCALQTCGEFLNGRPGFPAYCTSQIQKIQSYSTAADNTSSPRWVQLEPELEDALVPRKLSVSPLESWLSLRYSLPPLLESTQPQEDVGQLEEKVLPPMSVPVLEDGEGSTTPIKCKNVLEIRRRKMNRHKYKKLLKRTKFLRRRVLEGRGRKKQKKFEKDLKRILRRSGLKTASEGWTMPKVFIKQHSRKRN; encoded by the exons ATGTTTACTTGGAAGATTGTCCCTCGCCTCGGTCTATTACGTAACGCATCCT GTGCCCTTCAAACCTGTGGTGAGTTTTTGAATGGACGGCCAGGTTTTCCTGCTTACTGCACATCACAGATACAAAAAATACAAAGCTACTCAACTGCTGCAGACAACACATCTTCTCCCCGATGGGTCCAACTAGAGCCAGAACTAGAGGATGCACTCGTGCCACGTAAACTGTCAGTAAGTCCTTTGGAGAGCTGGCTCTCCCTGCGctattccctccctcccctgctgGAGTCCACTCAGCCACAGGAAGACGTAGGGCAGCTGGAAGAGAAAGTGTTGCCACCCATGTCTGTCCCTGTTCTGGAGGATGGGGAGGGTTCAACAACACCCATTAAATGTAAGAATGTTTTGGAGATTAGACGGAGAAAGATGAACCGGCACAAATACAAGAAGCTGCTTAAACGGACTAAGTTCTTACGGAGAAGAGTGCTGGAAggcagggggagaaaaaagcag AAAAAATTTGAAAAGGATTTAAAGAGGATTTTGAGGCGATCAGGACTGAAGACTGCTTCAGAAGGGTGGACTATGCCCAAGGTCTTCATTAAGCAACATAGTAGAAAACGGAACTGA